The stretch of DNA ACACGACAAAGAAGTAAAAAGAATGATACTGAGTAACATCAAAGCCAACGGTGAAGATCAAAAGATTTACCAATTAGGTAGCAATTATAAAACACTGGATGTATAAATTTACGTCCTCGTAAACATTAGTTCATTACATGGTATATCTGCAAcagaaaaaaaacaaagaaacaaaGGGAAAATTAGTAAAGCAAACGTGAAAATAAAGCCGAAGTGCGCAGGGATGATTTATTGAATTAGAAGAcgatatatatatacacattagTTTGTTAGTGTTTTAATTATACATGACATCTATTAGTATTAAGTTTATAATTTCTTatcaatttatttattatatattatataagaGCATTAGATTAGAAGTTGGAGTTTCAATTTAGTTGTATGTCTAAAATACTTATAAGACTATTTGAAACTATATCTTTTGttaaatttttatatttattttaaattttagaagctcaaaaaagttggagactctataatcgctcgaaaaaagcttcctttaataatatagatagatatatagatagatagatagatattgattgattTACTAAGATCACCAAAACTTAGAGAGACCGTCTCTTAGTAAATTAGTGAGAGATGTCCTAATTAATGCTTATTGAATACAAATAATACCATTTACTAAGATATCCTAGTGGATAAATTTTCTCGATCTCATTTTTTTACTCTACTTTTCATTTGATTTCGAAAGACAAACTAGTTAAGATAAAACAAATGGAAACCAAGAGAATGCTATCTCGACTTCACTATTTTGTTACTTTTCTTCTCGTCTTAACCAGTTATCTAAAACAGTTGAATATACAGAAATGAGGATTCAAACTCCAACCTAGTATGTAGCTAACTCCCTCTTAAGTATTGAGAGGTTTAAGACTGATTTTTTTTGTAATTGGAATCTGACAATCTCATACGGAGTATAACACTTGTACAACATGATGCCTTTCTATTATAGGAGTAATTTATTACAAAACCTTCTTGACCAACACATCACCTGAACCGAGATCCTTGTTTGAATAAGCTTGAATCTTATTCAGTTGCTGTAAAAAAAAATCGATATTTGTTCTAGATGTTCTATGACTTATAATACTAATAAAATCGATCTTGTAGTAAAATATCGTCATCTAGGATGAAAGGCCAAGGGTACCAACTCGGACAAGGGAGTTCGGGCAGGGGTAACCGCTGGCGAGCTTCGACAAAGAGGACAAGTAGGGTTCATTTTGAGCCACTGATCAATGCACTTAACATGAAAACAATGGTTACATTCAGGCATGCACCTTACAATCTCTTTAGGCTTATACTCTGCTAAACATATGGAACACGGGCCGTTATTGGGTTTCGGCAGCCTCTTACTTTCTCCCAATACAACTTCAGGATAACTCACTTCTTTTTTAGGCTGCTTTTCCCAGCACACTTTTACCAGCATTGGGCCTGGAAGTCTGTTGACTACTGGCCGGTGTGGTCCACCCCCAATGCCGGCAGCAACTTCGTCTGTGTCGgtatcttcatcatcatcatcatcatcatcatcatcatcatcatcattgtttgGGCCGCCTGCTTTGACACGTATGCAGGCGTAGGAGACAAGCATTATGGTTGAGATTAGGACTAGGATGCTAATTGCAATAGCAATGCCATAACCAAGTCCCACATTGTTAGTACTAGTACTAGTAGTAGAAAAGGTTGATGAGATTGGTGAGATTGGGCTTGTTGTGGACATGAACTAAGTCGAGTTAATGATTTAACCTGATCTGAACTCGAACTGAATGAGAAATTTGTCACATTTGAAATGGAAAGTAGTTAGTATAGTGGTGATGGTGAAAGAGAGGAAAAGAACATGTGAAAGGGGAAGATGCAATTTAAGGCGTAAGGGGGGCAGGCAGGTGGAGTTGGTGCTTAAGGAACGCCGGGCTCCACGCATGATTAATTAAGAGATACCCTTCCTTCCATGTTGTTAACATTGGAGTTGGTGTTCCATTTCATACAAACTTTAATGCTTCTTTCCTTGATCTACGTACCTTCTTATGTCATCCACATTCTTAATTTATGTAAAAATAACAACTTTCACTCTAGTTATCAGGTCTTGCCAATCCGGCAAAGACGGAGGATCTTtggtcaatagtttacactttctttattttccattcataaaataaaataattgtaAATTATTCGCTGAAAAAGAGGGCTAGATTGTATCACCATCCATTAGTTTTTAAAACATGGCTTTTCAGCATTTTTAAGTTTAACTAGCATTCAAGTCTGGATCGATATAGGGTTTTGAGATTCAACagaactgatggggcatattctgcacccgctgaccgagtcaacatattgagcaaggtcaaagctaaaaagacagcaaatcaacatattaatgacttaaaccgacaaagcctgtcgaCTGCTGTCACTGATCTCGGCTCGGcaaactagccggccgagaggcatatccgcgtactcacatccaggtcccctcggcatggagtcaaccaggctgcCCGACCgactgccatgggtccctcggccgagggtaaaacAGTCTTTTCACCGCttccacttggccacttggccactacgtgacaaaaggtgaaagtctataaatactcatcatctctcattgagaaactaactggaaatctggtataaactcccttatctctctacaatatactttgccaagttaacatacaacttatctctctaagtttactgacttgagcgtcggagtgagtacgttcggccccaagccgagccctcagtttgttcatctttacaggagagagtgaaaggaagagacgagcaacgacatcattctacaagcttaagtggtcataatcctgctccgaaattacacccggaacaattggcgccgtctgtggggatggatttattaggaccatttccgacggcctccggaggaaggaagtacctgatcgtcgccgttgactacttcaccaaatgggtcgaggctgtcgcggtacctgccaagaccacggcggccgtaagaaaagtgatttaggagaacatcataactcgttttgggttgccccaagtcattgtatttgaccacggccgagagttttggagcgacatggtgatgaattggttggaagagctcggtatcaaattcgcatactcctccgtctgccaccctcagagcaacgggcgggcgaggcggctaataaaacaatatcgaacgggttgaaaaagaaggttgaagatctaaagggaagatggggtgatgaactaccggcgtctgtggtcccttcgaaccacggagaaagaagcaacagtgcatccattccacctagtctatgggtctgaggccgtcctgccaattgaagcagcggtgccaacattcagaacgcaaacctttaacccagccgaaaatgaagaaggcctgagagcctccctagacctggtcgaagaaagtcgagatacggcacgactcaacttggcagtatatcaaaaccgaatgagaagagcatacaaccgtagggtccacaaaagggacttaagagtaggagatctagtcctgagaaagtcggccgcgaccaacaaaggaaacatccatggtaaaatgacggccaactgggagcgaccctacagggtggttgaagaaatgaggccgaggacataccggctgacagacatggagggtgtgcctctaatgaacCACTGGAACACAAACAACCTTAGGAAGTATTTCGTATAGCgacggaggtgtccgagaccgttgtgggcaccccaacgcgtgactatatcttatgaagagtgatccaagttttccatcgaaatgcttgtcccctccgtagtcgtaccaaagtagacgccacggccaaagccgagcagtcactagtagacgccacggccgaagccgggcagtcactacaaatgcagttgatactcgcgaaagcgaccaacatgcttaagaacgtataagtacagttgagaacgcaaatctgatcgccccggccaatccgggagtggcagaggaagcgatcaatatgtctatagatacgaatgcagtcgagccgtaacctcgattgcctcggccaaagccgggagtgacgggggcacgaccgatatgctaacatgtttacaacagcagttgggaagcgcaaatctgaccgcctcggccaaagccgggagtggaggaggaagcgaccgacatgccaacatgttgctgaGCAAATTGGGGAACGTAAACCCTGCTGCCTCGGCCTGTTCAGGTGCAGCAGAGGgcacgaccaatatgctaaaaacgtttaagtacagttgagatacgcaatctaactgcctcggccaagccgaaggtaaaacgaaaaaaacgctcaatatgtttaaaaacgtaagaagacaaccgAGTGGAGGATgggatcaaagcctcggccaagccgaaggcaaataaacaaacttcattaaaaatgtttacaagtgaggcaaaacaaagtcgacggccgtccctatagggatagcctaagcacaacctaccaaagtttaacaaaaaaagaaggaacaacaaaaattacaacatttcagacatgaagcgccaaaaggatggcaggaaGGAAAGGCTcaaatagttggcccccgaacagctgaagctgtccgaagggccgggtgaatctggtgacgaccgcccgtctccctatgcttgttgctgctcgccatcggcagcagtagcagcatcaccaacggtgggcggcccagaggacgacttggcagcttcacttgcctttgccctctcagcctcctctctagcctccttcaccttagcatcatgggccgccttggccgcagcttcctgagcagccttcgccgccttcgcctcggctgcggccttggcctccgcagcagccgccttctcatccagaagcctgtcaaaatcttgccacgggaaggtgccttcaggaaggagctccttaatcgcatccctggtagcatcttcagcttggtctcggtaccgggcacacatgtcagggatgatgacggttttcagcatctcaatatccttctccctctgagcaaggatagcctttgtgcccttatgctccttcgcctcggccaaatgcagggacttccatctttccctctgctcaaccatggccttataacCACCCTCAAGCttgtttctctcctcccgcagcttagcggcatcagccaacgcagactcaaccttagctttctcggccaggaccaccttctcagcgtcctccttaagctttcgctcagcgaggaagtccttcatggtggCCAGGAAGTCCTTCTTCGTCTTCTCGGCCTCCGACTTagaagcggcaagctcaagcctaagccgttcgaggGCAGGGGCAGATTGAGccacgagcttttcttgctcgagaAGATGAGTGCCGGTAACTTCAGCCCACTTCACTAGCCTTTTGGCCAACCTTATGCCAtccgccctgagctgaacgaAGGAAACCTTCTCGGATGAGGAGTCGGCGGCGACATTTTtgtcgcccgtctgcacaggctgcttctccaattgccgttcggtgagaacaacagctggcgacggctgatctataaaaaacccagacaaagcgtccatgtcaacattcatcgacatatcgaAAGCTttgtcatcgggaatgcataaggaaccgctaaatccgagccatgggttagatccgtacccgATCCTGGCCTTCTTGGATTGAGGACCGGTGACCCCTCCTCTTTCCCTCGCCTCGAATAAAGCAGCGAGCGAGCGTTTGTCTCTTTCCTCttgtttgaaggaggaggaccctccagaacggtgacgtcctcgtcaacattgacgaccaccttatccttttggactgcggggattggagatcgagttggagttgacgtcgtagccgccgtaaacgttgtttttggtctccggcgcggcacatTACCGCCAATCTCTGCTTGAGTCGCCCCCACATCCGTTGCCttcaacgcctgctccatgagttcgtgcggGGCCAGTCTGCGATCACGCGGCGCGGCCTTAGGgggcagctcaacaactctcccgtcctggtcaagtcccaacttgtttaggatggagacagagagatcccggccaaatcgatctgcaagaaacaaagccaacagttaagcaaaagaagcaaaccaaggctcaaatacagaagcataaaagcaaaggagggcctcataccgaccccactcaccctggctgagggccgatatgaggccgacgtggcaaagcgggtcgtcttgaaggacgatctgcgttggaggcatccatcccttcggcgtgccattcttctcagcctcaaacatgcccattgcccgcacttcgtcgtctttaagatagaccttcttggcgtccatcttaatcttattacgggagacatatctttcatgctccccctgactctcacactgcaaattgacgcggcgctggaaggaccggggcagtgggtagtcctccggaacctcgacatatacccaccgccccttccagtctttgcaggatgTCAGCTTGGAAACGGTAACATAACCTGGCTCGGTCTGCACgttgtaccaccccgtgccgcctagggtagactgccgaagatggtggagccggcggaaaaggttcaccgttggggcctcccctttaaaaagacaaaaccatacgaagccaataatcgtcctaatggccaacggatgcagttgtgccacggcgacattcatggctttgattatggccgcgacgtgttcattaagaggaaatcggagcccatactccagatgcctaatATACACGCCGATCtgaccttcgggagggcaacagatcgCCTGATCACCCTCGgggacaataattctataccccctgccgaaggagtaatggtcttcaaaaagttcaggcccggagacactagcgaacttgttcgtccaaacacgatcgGGTTTAATCGACCGAGCGagcttcgccgtgccacaagaaATGCGGCCTCTCGCATCGAATGGGTCttttcctcctcctcatcatcaaaatcctccaaaaatttctcatcaatttcaggagaaggcgacaagCGACCGGAACCCTACCGGGGTGACAACCGATGGCTCTGTTCATCGGGGATGCGGGTTCGCCCCCGGAGTTGAGGTACTAGGCAGAgcatcagcagcagacatggtggcaacaattaattaacaaataaaagttgggggaagaatttgtttgtttaccttgaaagaaagtgttacgccgagtaacgcttcgaaaattagaAAGAGTAActcttcgaaaactagagagatgaattttttttttgaagaaaaagaagtttgcaggtcaaaatgaggggcatactgctctatttatagagcaaagcccattcagtggaccaatcagagcaaagcccatgaagcatcCATGAATCagcaccaggccacgtgtcaagcatgcagccacgaaatgtcaatcgacatacagtgacaaatcttcttcgacacgctccttggtatctacttgctaacggccagctgatcaaccaagcttggcagcaccggccgggggcaatcaaaagcacacggcactcccaaccttggtctcggccagcgccatttccttttttccacattcgatgtccattacacaacaatgtggaggggggatatggtacggcctgaacaggaccaagccgaggaagaagttcgacatacgcagaatacgctcaacacgcatcgaaggtccataccacggcatagactacgctgggggcaaattgatggggcatattctgcacccgctgaccgagtcaacatattgagcaaggtcaaagctaaaaagacagcaagtcaacatattaacgACCCTAAAGataaagcctgtcggcctgtcacttgggtctcggctcggcaactagccggccgagaggcatatccgcgtactcacatccagtcccctcggcatggagtcaaccaggcctgccggcc from Silene latifolia isolate original U9 population chromosome 10, ASM4854445v1, whole genome shotgun sequence encodes:
- the LOC141608979 gene encoding uncharacterized protein LOC141608979; protein product: MSTTSPISPISSTFSTTSTSTNNVGLGYGIAIAISILVLISTIMLVSYACIRVKAGGPNNDDDDDDDDDDDDEDTDTDEVAAGIGGGPHRPVVNRLPGPMLVKVCWEKQPKKEVSYPEVVLGESKRLPKPNNGPCSICLAEYKPKEIVRCMPECNHCFHVKCIDQWLKMNPTCPLCRSSPAVTPARTPLSELVPLAFHPR